A genomic window from Desulfobotulus mexicanus includes:
- a CDS encoding OmpP1/FadL family transporter has translation MKKQILCLATALVLGAGTAYAGCVDTFGIGAKATSMGGAYGAYADDPFAVYYNAAGLTQIKRPTLAGGLHMIDPTIKMKDFYIEGSSNPDFPRSKNEAMSFSDSSENLYAPHVGFAMPLSERLFMGVAIYSPFGLEVEFPSDPKVNPTAYSSFHSYYFRKVINPGLAYKVNDKLSLGFGVSIGQTKSAAEKIYYVGAKDLTSEGTVPDMLRTLDGAHLKIELEDELNYSFNLGIQYKPVENLTLGLTYRSETDVDFEGDAYVNGIKVAKATLDYNHPQQIQAGIRYTPHDRFSMQMDLVWTEWSILKNQTEPITSIENSLGIDLVALGKKEISSPRNWENTRQLRFGGEYIMSDLVTLRAGYFYDPTPIPDDTLDTMWPDADKKTYSFGAGFNFEKFTIDTVLQYTAIEQTRIVGGESVNLNKVFAGEVSPDPTRVHAKAEGYLLGAGITVSYRF, from the coding sequence GTGAAAAAGCAGATTCTTTGTCTGGCGACAGCTTTAGTCCTGGGTGCAGGTACGGCCTATGCCGGCTGCGTTGACACCTTTGGCATAGGAGCCAAAGCAACTTCCATGGGCGGCGCCTACGGTGCCTATGCCGATGATCCCTTTGCCGTTTATTACAATGCAGCCGGTCTTACCCAGATCAAGAGACCCACCCTGGCTGGCGGCCTACACATGATAGACCCCACAATCAAGATGAAGGACTTCTATATTGAAGGGTCCAGTAACCCTGACTTCCCCCGAAGTAAAAATGAGGCCATGAGCTTTTCCGATTCTTCGGAAAACCTCTATGCCCCCCATGTGGGTTTTGCCATGCCCCTTTCAGAAAGGCTTTTCATGGGTGTTGCCATCTACTCACCCTTTGGCCTTGAGGTGGAATTCCCCAGCGACCCAAAGGTGAATCCCACGGCATACAGCTCATTCCACTCCTATTACTTCCGTAAAGTCATCAACCCAGGCCTTGCTTACAAAGTAAATGACAAGCTGTCTCTGGGCTTTGGCGTTTCCATAGGCCAAACCAAATCCGCTGCAGAAAAAATATATTATGTTGGCGCCAAAGATCTCACCAGCGAAGGTACTGTACCAGACATGCTCCGCACCCTGGACGGCGCCCACCTGAAAATCGAGCTTGAGGACGAGCTGAACTATTCCTTCAACCTCGGAATACAGTACAAACCTGTGGAAAACCTTACCCTGGGACTTACCTACAGAAGTGAAACGGACGTGGATTTTGAAGGCGATGCCTATGTAAATGGCATCAAAGTAGCCAAAGCCACCCTGGACTACAACCATCCCCAGCAGATTCAGGCAGGGATTCGCTATACCCCCCATGACCGTTTTTCCATGCAGATGGATCTGGTATGGACAGAGTGGTCCATACTCAAAAACCAGACCGAACCCATCACAAGCATTGAAAACAGTCTTGGAATTGACCTTGTAGCCCTTGGTAAAAAAGAAATCTCATCCCCTCGCAACTGGGAAAACACAAGGCAGCTGCGCTTTGGTGGCGAATATATCATGAGCGATCTTGTCACTTTACGTGCCGGCTACTTCTATGACCCCACCCCCATTCCCGATGACACCCTGGACACCATGTGGCCGGATGCGGACAAGAAAACCTACTCCTTTGGTGCAGGCTTTAACTTTGAAAAATTCACCATTGATACGGTTCTCCAGTACACGGCCATTGAACAGACCCGCATTGTTGGTGGAGAATCCGTCAACCTGAACAAGGTATTTGCGGGAGAAGTTTCTCCAGACCCCACAAGGGTTCACGCCAAAGCTGAAGGCTACCTTCTGGGAGCCGGAATCACCGTATCCTATCGCTTCTAA
- the gatB gene encoding Asp-tRNA(Asn)/Glu-tRNA(Gln) amidotransferase subunit GatB has translation MDFETVIGLEVHVQLKTASKIFCSCSTAFGAGPNAHTCPVCLALPGSLPVLNQKAAEMAAKAVLATNCTLNRESRFDRKNYFYPDLPKAYQISQFAMPIGEHGWLDIEVEGRPEKKRIGITRIHMEEDAGKSSHDPFRPASLVDLNRAGTPLIEVVSEPDMSSPAEAVAYLRQLHAIVRYLDICDGNMEEGSFRCDANVSLRPKGETKLGTRAELKNLNSFRYIEKAIHYEIKRQESILRSGGKIIQETRLWDSVKNQSFSMRSKEEAHDYRYFPDPDLVPLVLDEDWIEDLRKNLPELPEVRKARFVESLGLKNDDAATLTASRELADYFESCLEKCANVRRCTSWVAVHLLGLLNAKGLSIENTPVSAKALGELLQLLEKGDINDKIAREVFEDMAETGRSADIIIKEKGLSQVSDTSELETAVQKVLEENPAEVEAYKGGKTKLMSFFMGKVMKATRGQANPKVVTELLQRMLE, from the coding sequence ATGGATTTTGAAACGGTCATCGGTCTTGAGGTGCATGTACAGCTCAAAACCGCAAGCAAAATATTCTGCAGCTGCTCCACAGCCTTTGGTGCCGGTCCCAATGCCCATACCTGCCCAGTGTGCCTGGCCCTTCCCGGCAGCCTCCCCGTGCTCAACCAAAAAGCCGCTGAAATGGCTGCAAAGGCAGTTCTGGCCACCAACTGCACCCTGAACCGGGAAAGCCGCTTTGACCGGAAAAATTATTTTTATCCGGATCTTCCCAAGGCCTACCAGATTTCCCAGTTTGCCATGCCCATTGGCGAGCACGGCTGGCTGGACATCGAGGTGGAAGGCAGGCCGGAAAAAAAACGCATTGGCATCACCCGCATTCATATGGAAGAAGATGCGGGCAAATCCAGCCACGACCCCTTTCGTCCGGCCAGCCTTGTGGACCTGAACCGGGCAGGCACCCCCCTCATCGAGGTGGTCAGCGAACCTGACATGTCATCCCCGGCCGAAGCCGTGGCCTATCTGCGCCAGCTCCATGCCATTGTCCGCTATCTGGATATCTGTGACGGCAACATGGAAGAGGGCAGTTTCCGCTGTGATGCCAACGTGTCCCTCCGGCCAAAGGGAGAAACAAAACTGGGTACCCGTGCGGAACTTAAAAACCTCAACTCCTTCCGCTACATTGAAAAAGCCATTCATTATGAAATAAAACGACAGGAAAGCATTCTCCGCAGCGGCGGAAAAATCATTCAGGAAACCAGACTCTGGGACAGCGTGAAAAACCAGAGCTTTTCCATGCGCAGCAAGGAAGAAGCCCACGACTACCGATATTTCCCGGACCCTGACCTTGTACCTCTGGTGCTAGATGAAGACTGGATAGAAGATCTGAGAAAAAACCTTCCCGAACTGCCGGAAGTCCGCAAAGCCCGCTTTGTGGAAAGCCTTGGCCTTAAAAATGATGATGCTGCCACCCTGACCGCCTCCCGTGAACTGGCGGACTACTTTGAATCCTGCCTTGAAAAATGCGCCAATGTCCGACGCTGCACCAGCTGGGTGGCGGTTCATCTGCTGGGACTTCTCAATGCCAAGGGACTTTCCATTGAAAACACCCCTGTATCCGCCAAAGCTCTAGGAGAACTGCTGCAGCTTCTGGAAAAGGGGGATATCAACGATAAAATTGCAAGGGAAGTCTTTGAAGACATGGCGGAAACCGGCAGGTCTGCGGATATCATCATTAAAGAAAAGGGCCTTTCCCAGGTTTCCGACACATCAGAGCTGGAAACGGCGGTGCAGAAGGTGCTGGAAGAAAATCCAGCAGAGGTGGAAGCCTATAAAGGCGGCAAAACCAAGCTCATGTCCTTTTTCATGGGCAAGGTGATGAAAGCCACAAGGGGACAGGCCAACCCCAAGGTGGTGACGGAGCTTTTGCAGCGTATGCTTGAATAA
- the era gene encoding GTPase Era encodes MSESPSFRSGFVAIIGAPNAGKSTLMNRLIGEKIAITSRKPQTTRNRILGIVHRPLCQLAFVDTPGVHKAGKILNQRIVEAALGAIPDADVVLWLMDVSRSFSEENDLILKHLQVCKKPVILALNKIDLVARPELLQWMERWNNRFSFQEIIPVSAMVGDQLDILLDVLEKYLPEGPPLFPEDSLTDKSTRFIVAELIREKVLRRTGEEIPYSIAVTIESFQEGGPGEKAEIHAAIHVDRDSQKGILIGKGGSRLKEIGTDARRDIEELVGKKVFLKLFVRVQKNWTRDTKAMERFGY; translated from the coding sequence ATGTCAGAAAGCCCGTCTTTCCGTTCCGGTTTTGTGGCCATTATCGGTGCACCCAATGCGGGAAAGTCCACCCTGATGAATCGCCTGATTGGTGAAAAAATTGCCATCACATCCAGAAAACCCCAGACCACGAGGAACAGAATACTGGGCATTGTTCACAGGCCTTTGTGTCAGCTTGCCTTTGTGGATACGCCGGGTGTTCACAAGGCGGGTAAAATACTGAACCAGCGGATTGTGGAAGCAGCCCTTGGCGCCATTCCCGATGCGGATGTGGTTCTATGGCTGATGGATGTCAGCAGATCCTTTTCAGAGGAAAACGACCTGATTCTTAAGCATCTGCAGGTCTGCAAAAAGCCGGTGATTCTGGCTCTGAATAAGATAGATCTGGTTGCAAGACCTGAGCTTCTCCAGTGGATGGAACGCTGGAATAATCGTTTTTCTTTCCAGGAGATTATTCCCGTCTCTGCCATGGTGGGGGATCAGCTGGACATTCTTCTGGATGTGCTGGAAAAATATTTGCCCGAAGGACCACCGCTTTTCCCCGAAGACAGCCTGACGGACAAGTCCACGCGTTTTATTGTGGCCGAGCTGATACGGGAAAAGGTACTGCGTCGTACGGGTGAAGAGATTCCCTATTCCATTGCCGTAACCATCGAGTCTTTTCAGGAGGGCGGTCCCGGAGAAAAGGCGGAGATTCATGCGGCCATTCATGTGGACAGAGATTCCCAGAAGGGGATTCTGATAGGGAAGGGCGGGAGTCGTTTAAAGGAGATAGGCACCGATGCCCGCAGGGATATTGAAGAGCTTGTGGGGAAAAAGGTTTTTCTGAAGCTCTTTGTGCGGGTGCAGAAGAACTGGACCCGGGACACCAAGGCCATGGAGAGGTTCGGGTATTGA
- a CDS encoding DUF2065 domain-containing protein, protein MAFFLCVIGMVMIVEGIPYFAFPDKMKAMMAEMLKLPSARLRRFGFVLMMVGLALVYLGRGA, encoded by the coding sequence GTGGCTTTTTTTCTCTGTGTCATTGGTATGGTCATGATTGTGGAAGGCATTCCCTACTTTGCCTTTCCGGATAAGATGAAGGCCATGATGGCCGAGATGCTAAAGCTTCCTTCGGCAAGGCTGCGGCGCTTTGGTTTTGTTCTCATGATGGTGGGGCTGGCTCTGGTTTATCTTGGGCGGGGAGCTTAG
- a CDS encoding HNH endonuclease, with translation MEYQWFEDDVFVKKERQKARELRQTEWWKRQCAKGSCSYCGRSVAAADLTMDHVVPLARGGRSTKGNVVTACKACNTKKKQMLPLEWEVWLLQAEEGRGKG, from the coding sequence ATGGAATATCAGTGGTTTGAAGATGATGTTTTTGTAAAAAAAGAAAGGCAGAAAGCCAGGGAGCTGCGTCAGACCGAGTGGTGGAAAAGACAGTGTGCCAAAGGGAGCTGCTCCTATTGTGGTCGCTCCGTTGCTGCCGCTGATCTCACCATGGACCATGTGGTTCCCCTGGCAAGGGGCGGCAGGAGTACAAAGGGTAATGTGGTGACGGCGTGCAAGGCCTGCAATACAAAGAAAAAACAGATGCTGCCTTTGGAATGGGAAGTATGGCTTCTTCAGGCTGAAGAAGGCAGGGGAAAGGGCTGA